A genomic region of Methanosarcinales archaeon contains the following coding sequences:
- a CDS encoding aspartate carbamoyltransferase regulatory subunit, whose amino-acid sequence MRVRPIRDGTVIDHIMGGQAMNVLKILGIKGTSSAVVSVAMNVPSKTQESKDIVKIENRELEQKEVDKISLISPNATINIIRNYEVADKHRVELPDMVEGMVKCVNPNCISNTNEPIISKFQVKKDPIRLRCLYCEHVITENIAELY is encoded by the coding sequence ATGAGAGTGCGCCCCATCCGGGATGGTACTGTCATTGACCATATAATGGGAGGGCAGGCCATGAATGTATTAAAGATATTGGGGATCAAGGGAACATCCAGTGCAGTTGTTTCAGTGGCCATGAACGTACCAAGCAAGACCCAGGAAAGCAAAGATATTGTAAAAATCGAAAACAGGGAGCTTGAACAAAAGGAGGTTGACAAGATCTCTCTTATCTCTCCAAATGCAACTATTAATATCATCCGCAACTATGAAGTGGCAGATAAACACCGTGTGGAGCTTCCGGATATGGTTGAAGGTATGGTAAAATGTGTCAATCCCAACTGTATATCAAATACCAACGAACCTATTATCTCAAAGTTCCAGGTCAAGAAAGACCCTATCAGATTACGATGTTTATATTGCGAACATGTCATTACAGAAAATATAGCTGAACTGTATTAG
- a CDS encoding DsrE family protein, protein MAEITRVLLLLKNMVYESTSPQETLRFAKYYRKKGLDIVVVLWGPMGVLLGKKNKRGSPIYDDYVKECLELGVKFKCCRLASSMIGLEEDDFIEGVEIVESFEVAELFLEYQEEGQLIISL, encoded by the coding sequence ATGGCGGAGATTACTCGCGTCCTATTACTTCTAAAGAATATGGTCTATGAGAGTACCAGCCCCCAGGAGACCCTACGATTTGCAAAATATTATCGAAAAAAAGGACTGGATATAGTTGTGGTGTTGTGGGGACCAATGGGGGTGCTCCTGGGAAAAAAGAACAAACGCGGGTCCCCGATTTACGACGATTATGTCAAGGAATGTCTTGAACTGGGTGTCAAATTCAAATGCTGCCGCCTGGCAAGTTCAATGATAGGACTTGAAGAAGATGATTTCATTGAAGGTGTTGAAATAGTGGAATCATTTGAAGTCGCAGAATTATTTCTTGAATATCAGGAAGAAGGGCAGCTTATCATAAGCTTATAA